The Xanthomonas sp. CFBP 8443 genome has a window encoding:
- a CDS encoding NADH-quinone oxidoreductase subunit J: MDWVNIAFWIFATIAAVSAGAVISVRNSVYAVLCLILTFFSIACVWLLVGAEFLGVTLVLVYVGAVMVLFLFVVMMLDIDTARLRQGWVRYLPVGLIVAVAMLVQMVTLIGVKARTATPFPADNAAAQAADTSNIAWLAKVLFTEFLLPFEFAAIILTVAVVAAVMLTLRKRTGIKTQNPGDQARVKAGDRLRIVKMDAEKPTLYTPPAAAPQEGQP; encoded by the coding sequence ATGGATTGGGTAAATATCGCTTTCTGGATCTTCGCCACCATCGCCGCGGTCTCCGCCGGCGCGGTGATCAGCGTGCGCAACTCCGTGTACGCGGTGCTGTGCCTGATCCTGACCTTCTTCTCCATCGCCTGCGTGTGGCTGCTGGTGGGCGCCGAGTTCCTCGGCGTGACCCTGGTGCTGGTCTACGTCGGCGCGGTGATGGTGTTGTTCCTGTTCGTGGTGATGATGCTCGACATCGATACCGCGCGGCTGCGCCAGGGCTGGGTACGCTACCTGCCGGTCGGGCTGATCGTGGCGGTGGCGATGCTGGTGCAGATGGTCACCCTGATCGGGGTCAAGGCGCGCACCGCCACCCCGTTCCCGGCCGACAACGCCGCCGCGCAGGCCGCCGACACCTCCAACATCGCGTGGCTGGCCAAGGTCCTGTTCACCGAGTTCCTGCTGCCGTTCGAGTTCGCCGCGATCATCCTGACCGTGGCGGTGGTGGCGGCGGTGATGCTGACCCTGCGCAAGCGCACCGGCATCAAGACCCAGAATCCCGGCGACCAGGCGCGGGTCAAGGCCGGCGACCGCTTGCGCATCGTCAAGATGGATGCCGAGAAACCCACGCTGTACACCCCCCCGGCCGCGGCACCGCAGGAGGGCCAGCCATGA
- the nuoK gene encoding NADH-quinone oxidoreductase subunit NuoK: MITLGHLLALGAVLFCISMAGIFLNRKNVIVLLMSIELMLLSVNINFVAFSRELGDAAGQLFVFFILTVAAAEAAIGLAILVTLFRTRHTINVAEVDSLKG; this comes from the coding sequence ATGATCACCCTAGGCCACCTGTTGGCGCTCGGCGCGGTGCTGTTCTGCATCAGCATGGCCGGCATCTTCCTCAACCGCAAAAACGTCATCGTGCTGCTGATGTCGATCGAGCTGATGCTGCTGTCGGTCAACATCAACTTCGTGGCGTTCTCGCGCGAACTCGGCGACGCCGCCGGTCAGCTGTTCGTGTTCTTCATCCTGACCGTGGCCGCGGCCGAGGCCGCCATCGGCCTCGCGATCCTGGTGACGCTGTTCCGTACCCGCCACACGATCAACGTGGCCGAAGTCGATTCGCTGAAGGGCTGA